In Mytilus edulis chromosome 6, xbMytEdul2.2, whole genome shotgun sequence, the following proteins share a genomic window:
- the LOC139526244 gene encoding lymphocyte antigen 75-like — MYTKDRSVKNRYKNCDALYLAGIRLNGYYQLHNHNAPTFCTFKDGTTCDDNWVGFNGTCYLFVGQPQSFQEARDQCAALNSTLVSVLQEGESNFINEYLKVYESDRKYEPWFIGLNRIIEDGPFTWTDGNLLQYTFFDPSEPSSKNSAYDCMVLKGEKGEAGLYWFSHDCTLNASVICKKSVNYRCIESNITEVGALTSTEEDMTLTFCTQICKGQFKEYALVQNRTCWCKDNLPSDRRNASHKQCNTVCPGNEGQTCGGHTTVTAINVAGYKGAQSCNELELLGIGGSEFYTTGTSSVQNCSVSACPRSWIGGNTSSACYKFVPGRLPFNEAVVHCSKYHAYVACLKESAERTLISSIVSNTEQFSNVQYWATGLYSFQRIKSYRWFNGQQSIDNSTVQSIPSFTRLHIGLTKAGTYSGHSERNKEVSFVCEQNTDYIGCHQTNRSEVTHQLKVYLHSDVILCLEFCRQKESSYVMVGKSYQCACSNTIGSKVDGNNCNNICPVGQPCGGEGDFVSVYNISMYPAYSSCEDLFRAGITLSGQYKLSSGNQNCLFQDSETICKEKWIGVNGRCFIGEIVDPEEELYTMTETCRKIDGQLATIYDQEYHTILYDYVANSPWLGLQKITRIGLLNIFSLYTSTWASGEVTDYFPYLENENSQYFHMSLKKYFHHDKILPGTESTSTSSSLLCEEMKDNVGCYDGKMLNKIPIYINPMELTLCKQLCIANDTSFAGIRNDACFCLKENDIDFMTKLSSGNCSTRCPDETICEAGWYGYQGACFRFSFTAESYQAAAQVCINSNSFLVSPTMSSITFLNLLNNVPKYKRFDYYWTSLSNQFGNQTYLHGDGQRFSDVSLFDANGAFGHLVYLTWLNATNGFLTTEHESSSNPFVCQTSSRYIGCVEADSLVTTSVISHFSNSGMSASFCIQYCVGHNAEYAAITNKIDCKCYNDVINVIMSSDPCDICPGYSSQACGSIESIALYNVSFYMDIYESCDELLAYGITEPSWYYIKPHYVSKSYRVKCFDTGESFMPISTLPDLKSSTYMSNHDSSKSR, encoded by the exons ATGTATACAAAAGATC gGTCtgtaaaaaatagatataaaaactgTGATGCTTTGTATTTAGCCGGAATACGACTGAACGGGTATTACCAGTTACACAATCACAACGCACCaacattttgtacatttaaag acGGTACAACGTGTGATGACAATTGGGTTGGCTTCAATGGTACATGTTATTTATTTGTTGGACAACCCCAGTCATTTCAGGAAGCAAGAGACCAATGTGCAGCTCTTAATTCTACACTAGTGTCTGTTCTCCAAGAAGGGGAATCGAATTTTATAAACGAATATCTAAAAG TTTACGAGAGTGATAGAAAATACGAGCCCTGGTTTATTGGCCTTAATAGAATCATAGAGGACGGACCCTTTACTTGGACGGATGGAAATCTTTTACAATATACATTCTTTGATCCAAGTGAACCGTCATCTAAAAATTCTGCGTATGACTGTATGGTTCTGAAAGGAGAAAAGGGCGAGGCTGGCCTATACTGGTTCTCTCATGATTGTACTCTTAATGCAAGTGTGATATGCAAGAAATCAG TCAATTATCGATGTATTGAATCAAACATTACGGAAGTTGGTGCTTTAACGTCAACCGAAGAAGATATGACATTGACCTTTTGTACTCAGATATGCAAAGGTCAATTTAAGGAGTATGCTCTTGTTCAAAATAGAACTTGTTGGTGCAAAGACAATCTACCTTCTGATAGGAGAAATGCATCACATAAGCAATGCAATACAGTATGCCCTGGTAACGAAGGACAAACATGTGGAGGACACACTACTGTAACAGCTATTAATG tCGCAGGATACAAAGGGGCTCAGTCTTGCAATGAATTGGAATTGCTTGGTATAGGTGGATCTGAATTTTACACAACAGGCACATCGAGTGTTCAGAATTGTTCAGTATCTG CTTGTCCTAGATCATGGATAGGAGGCAATACTAGTTCTGCTTGTTATAAATTTGTTCCCGGTCGGTTACCCTTTAATGAAGCCGTAGTGCACTGTAGCAAGTACCATGCATATGTCGCCTGTTTGAAGGAAAGTGCCGAAAGAACACTTATTTCATCTATTGTGAGTAATACAGAACAGTTTTCGAATGTGCAATATTGGGCAACAGGATTGTATTCATTTCAACGCATCAAGAGTTACAGATGGTTTAATGGTCAACAGAGCATAGATAATTCTACAGTTCAATCTATACCATCATTTACGCGTCTACACATCGGCTTAACCAAAGCAGGAACTTATAGTGGTCATTCCGAACGGAACAAAGAAGTATCTTTTGTCTGTGAACAAAATACAG ATTATATTGGTTGCCACCAGACTAACAGATCAGAGGTGACCCACCAATTGAAAGTGTATTTGCACAGTGATGTTATATTATGTTTGGAGTTCTGCAGACAAAAAGAAAGTTCGTATGTAATGGTGGGGAAGTCGTACCAGTGCGCATGCAGCAACACCATAGGATCTAAGGTAGACGGAAATAACTGTAATAATATATGTCCAGTAGGTCAGCCTTGTGGTGGAGAAGGAGATTTTGTGTCTGTATATAACATAT CTATGTATCCTGCATATAGTTCCTGTGAAGACTTATTTCGAGCGGGTATTACCCTGTCTGGACAATATAAACTCAGTAGTGGAAATCAGAATTGTTTATTTCAAG ATAGTGAAACAATTTGTAAGGAAAAATGGATAGGAGTTAACGGGAGATGCTTCATTGGCGAAATTGTTGACCCAGAAGAAGAACTCTACACAATGACAGAAACGTGTCGAAAAATTGATGGACAATTGGCAACAATTTATGACCAAGAGTACCACACAATCTTGTATGATTATGTAGCCA attcaCCTTGGCTAGGACTCCAAAAAATTACCAGAATTGGATTGCTGAATATCTTTTCTTTGTACACAAGCACTTGGGCATCAGGTGAAGTAACCGACTATTTTCCATATTTGGAAAACGAAAATAGTCAATATTTTCATATGTCATTAAAAAAGTACTTCCACCATGACAAAATTTTACCTGGGACAGAGTCAACCTCGACATCAAGTAGTTTGCTGTGTGAGGAGATGAAAG ATAATGTGGGATGTTATGACGGTAAAATGTTGAACAAAATACCTATTTACATCAACCCGATGGAACTAACACTCTGTAAACAGCTTTGTATCGCCAATGATACATCATTTGCAGGAATAAGGAATGACGCATGCTTTTGTCTTAAAGAAAACGATATAGATTTTATGACCAAGTTAAGTTCCGGAAACTGTTCGACACGATGTCCTG ATGAAACTATTTGTGAAGCAGGATGGTATGGCTACCAAGGAGCCTGTTTTAGATTTAGTTTTACCGCCGAATCATATCAAGCAGCAGCTCAAGTATGCATTAACAGTAACAGTTTTCTTGTATCACCAACAATGTCTAGCATAACATTTCTAAACCTTTTGAATAATGTTCCTAAGTATAAACGTTTCGATTACTACTGGACAAGTTTAAGCAATCAATTTGGAAACCAGACATACTTGCATGGTGATGGACAACGCTTTTCAGACGTGTCTTTGTTTGATGCGAATGGTGCATTTGGTCACTTGGTGTATCTCACATGGTTAAATGCAACTAATGGATTTTTAACAACTGAACACGAATCATCGTCTAATCCATTTGTCTGTCAGACGTCAAGTC gatATATAGGCTGTGTCGAGGCAGATAGTCTCGTTACGACATCGGTAATTAGCCATTTTAGTAATTCCGGCATGTCGGCATCATTTTGTATCCAGTATTGTGTGGGACATAATGCAGAATATGCTGCCATTACAAATAAGATAGACTGCAAATGTTATAATGATGTCATTAATGTTATCATGTCATCCGATCCTTGCGATATATGTCCAGGGTACAGTTCACAGGCCTGTGGTAGTATTGAATCTATAGCTCTTTACAATGTTT